A genome region from Hevea brasiliensis isolate MT/VB/25A 57/8 chromosome 7, ASM3005281v1, whole genome shotgun sequence includes the following:
- the LOC131181554 gene encoding (S)-8-oxocitronellyl enol synthase CYC2-like, with translation MAAPTESTQVATRNVAAIFGVTGLVGRELLRRLLSESKWKVYGIARRFESFPTQNLNYHFISCDLLNAQETQKKLSIVQDVSHVFWITWAGQFPLDSGECCEQNLIMMSNALNAILSKTKTLKHVSLQTGMKHYVSLQQTHNLKQEVCFHDEDCPRASEGYNFYYVLEDLIKERLAGKVAWSVIRPGLLMGSSNRTLYNVMGCLCVYGAICKYLNLPFVWRTREVWEEVCMDGSDARLVAEQHIWAATNDEISSTEGQAFNAINGPCFTWKKIWPVLGKKFEVEVPQDMFLSDFRFATAMSDNKKVWQEIVATEGLVETEMEDLANWEFLDVLFRCPVKLLGSRKKTDQLGFTMRSNTMESILYWIDSMRNDKLIP, from the coding sequence ATGGCAGCTCCTACAGAATCAACACAAGTTGCCACTAGAAATGTTGCTGCGATTTTTGGGGTTACTGGGCTTGTTGGAAGAGAGCTGTTGAGACGTCTGCTCTCAGAATCCAAATGGAAAGTTTATGGTATAGCTAGAAGGTTTGAGAGCTTTCCTACCCAAAATCTTAATTATCATTTCATCTCATGCGACTTGCTAAACGCTCAAGAAACCCAAAAGAAGCTCTCTATTGTACAAGATGTCAGTCATGTGTTTTGGATCACTTGGGCAGGCCAATTTCCTCTTGATAGCGGGGAATGTTGCGAGCAGAACCTGATCATGATGTCCAATGCCTTGAATGCTATCCTCTCCAAAACTAAGACATTGAAGCATGTTTCGCTCCAGACGGGAATGAAGCATTATGTGTCACTACaacaaacacataatttgaaacaAGAAGTTTGCTTCCATGACGAGGATTGTCCAAGAGCGAGTGAAGGGTACAACTTCTACTATGTCCTTGAGGACTTGATCAAGGAGAGACTTGCAGGTAAGGTGGCGTGGTCTGTGATAAGGCCTGGCTTGTTAATGGGTAGTTCCAATAGGACTTTGTACAATGTCATGGGTTGTTTGTGCGTTTATGGAGCTATCTGCAAATATTTAAATCTCCCTTTTGTTTGGAGGACAAGGGAGGTTTGGGAGGAGGTATGCATGGATGGGTCTGATGCTAGGTTAGTGGCTGAACAGCACATTTGGGCAGCCACTAATGATGAAATATCTTCCACAGAAGGTCAGGCATTCAATGCGATTAATGGCCCGTGCTTTACCTGGAAGAAAATCTGGCCAGTTCTTGGAAAGAAATTTGAAGTGGAAGTGCCTCAAGACATGTTCTTGAGTGACTTCAGGTTTGCGACGGCAATGAGTGACAACAAGAAAGTGTGGCAAGAGATTGTAGCAACAGAAGGACTAGTAGAGACAGAGATGGAAGATCTGGCCAATTGGGAGTTCTTGGATGTCTTGTTTCGTTGTCCAGTGAAACTGCTGGGGAGCAGAAAGAAAACTGATCAGTTGGGTTTTACCATGAGATCCAACACAATGGAATCAATCTTGTATTGGATTGACTCAATGAGGAATGACAAGTTAATTCCTTAA
- the LOC110654532 gene encoding vacuolar cation/proton exchanger 3, whose protein sequence is MDYSHSQQEVSELENGYDLLKPSNKEVLSGSRTLQNVSSSIMRKKSDPLLVSSVRFQMLRHLLANLQEVILGTKLAVLFPAIPLAIAADFYKFGRPWLFALSLLGLTPLAERVSFLTEQIAYYTGPTVGGLLNATCGNATELIIALFALYQNKIHVLKYSLLGSILSNLLLVLGTSLLCGGLANLKKEQRYDRKQADVNSLLLLLGLLCHILPLMFRYALGEGPFTFHYTLELSRASSIVMLVAYVAYIFFQLKTHRQLFESQEEGEEEEEEKAVIGFWSAFSWLVGMTVIIALLSEYVVGTIEAASDSWGISVSFISIILLPIVGNAAEHAGSIIFAFKNKLDISLGVALGSATQISMFVVPLCVIVGWIMHVHMDLDFSLLETGSLAFTIIITAFTLQDGTSHYMKGVVLFLCYIVISACFWVHKIPQNQITIGKPFSGVFAA, encoded by the exons ATGGACTACTCACACTCGCAACAGGAGGTCTCAGAATTGGAAAATGGATATGACCTGCTCAAGCCCTCCAATAAGGAGGTTTTGAGTGGCAGCAGAACTCTGCAGAATGTATCGTCTTCGATTATGCGTAAGAAATCTGACCCACTTCTTGTTTCAAGCGTTCGGTTTCAAATGCTCAGGCATTTATTGGCCAACCTCCAAGAAGTCATTCTAGGAACTAAGCTGGCTGTGCTCTTCCCAGCCATTCCTCTTGCTATAGCTGCTGATTTTTATAAGTTTGGCAGA CCTTGGCTATTTGCTTTGAGCTTGCTTGGACTCACGCCGCTTGCAGAACGTGTCAGCTTCCTCACTGA ACAAATTGCATATTATACTGGTCCAACAG TTGGAGGACTTCTTAATGCAACATGTGGTAATGCAACAGAACTGATAATAGCACTGTTTGCTCTTTACCAAAACAAAATACACGTCTTGAAGTATTCTCTATTGGGTTCCATCTTGTCAAATCTACTTCTTGTTCTTGGGACCTCTCTCCTCTGTGGAGGCTTGGCCAACCTGAAAAAGGAGCAAAGATATGATAGA AAGCAGGCTGATGTGAATTCATTACTTCTATTGCTGGGGTTGTTGTGCCACATATTGCCACTAATGTTCAGATATGCCTTAGGGGAAGGCCCTTTCACTTTCCACTATACACTTGAGCTGTCTAGAGCTAGCAGCATTGTTATGCTTGTAGCATATGTTGCTTATATCTTCTTCCAGCTTAAAACTCACAGACAATTATTTGAATCTCAGGAG GaaggagaggaagaagaagaagaaaaagcagTGATAGGATTTTGGAGTGCATTTTCTTGGTTGGTTGGCATGACAGTTATCATAGCATTATTATCTGAGTATGTTGTGGGCACAATTGAG GCTGCATCGGATTCTTGGGGCATTTCTGTCAGCTTCATTAGCATAATCTTGCTACCAATTGTGGGGAATGCAGCAGAACACGCAGGATCAATCATATTTGCTTTCAAGAACAAGTTG GATATTTCTTTGGGTGTTGCATTGGGATCTGCCACTCAGATTTCAATGTTTGTG GTCCCTCTATGTGTTATTGTTGGATGGATAATGCATGTCCATATGGACCTAGATTTCAGTCTTCTTGAAACTGGTTCTCTTGCTTTCACAATAATTATCACAGCCTTCACTTTACAG GATGGAACTTCACATTACATGAAAGGAGTGGTTCTTTTCCTGTGTTACATTGTTATATCTGCATGCTTTTGGGTTCACAAAATTCCTCAGA ATCAAATTACAATTGGGAAACCATTTAGTGGAGTGTTTGCTGCGTAG